The following are encoded together in the Thermomonas brevis genome:
- a CDS encoding OmpA family protein, translating to MPRQPLSSTSRVLVFSCALALGACGGAPDPAATAGQAGVSPAGEAPRQADAGPLSAGEIEFPAIPQIVVPDIVGVGPAQRALESSMQDVLDPIAGISVRPASCATDGALVNDAGITSVDEHGSLLRNGDEGIFKIGADGSGTANFEGGIVTVNADGSGTINGSGEGGADDAIIRVEADGSGTYNGRYGIISLDGRGAGTWNGDSGIITNNGDGSGTWNGPQGIVRIESDGSGTWNGPHGLVVNNGDGTGQVGTPAKQVAMAPIPKVAPAGRFPPLKKFAPPGAPCGFVITLEDRVLFDFDKSDIRPDASKVLDVLAGALRGVQAKAMEIRGHTDAKGGDDYNQALSERRANAVVAALRERGTAREAGAKGYGEAQPVAPNELEGRDNPAGRQLNRRVEIFVRT from the coding sequence ATGCCACGCCAGCCCCTGTCATCGACATCCCGCGTCCTCGTATTCTCCTGCGCCCTCGCGCTCGGCGCCTGTGGCGGCGCGCCCGATCCCGCGGCGACCGCCGGGCAGGCCGGCGTCTCCCCGGCCGGCGAGGCGCCCAGGCAGGCCGATGCCGGCCCGTTGAGCGCGGGCGAGATCGAGTTCCCGGCCATCCCGCAGATCGTGGTGCCGGACATCGTCGGCGTCGGCCCGGCCCAGCGCGCGCTGGAGTCTTCGATGCAGGATGTCCTCGATCCCATCGCCGGCATCAGCGTGCGCCCGGCCAGTTGCGCGACCGATGGCGCGCTTGTGAACGATGCCGGCATCACCAGCGTCGATGAGCACGGCAGCCTGCTCCGCAACGGCGACGAGGGCATCTTCAAGATCGGCGCGGACGGCAGCGGCACCGCCAACTTCGAGGGAGGCATCGTCACGGTGAATGCGGACGGCAGCGGCACCATCAACGGCAGCGGCGAAGGCGGCGCGGACGACGCCATCATCCGGGTCGAGGCCGACGGCAGCGGCACCTACAACGGCCGCTACGGGATCATCTCGCTGGACGGCCGGGGCGCCGGCACCTGGAACGGCGACAGCGGCATCATCACCAACAACGGCGACGGTTCCGGTACGTGGAACGGCCCGCAGGGAATTGTGCGCATCGAGAGCGACGGCTCCGGCACGTGGAACGGTCCGCACGGCCTGGTGGTGAACAACGGCGACGGCACCGGTCAGGTCGGCACGCCCGCGAAGCAGGTGGCGATGGCGCCGATCCCGAAAGTGGCGCCGGCCGGCAGGTTTCCGCCGCTGAAGAAATTCGCCCCGCCGGGTGCGCCCTGCGGCTTCGTGATCACGCTGGAGGATCGCGTGCTGTTCGACTTCGACAAGTCCGACATCCGCCCGGATGCGTCGAAGGTGCTGGACGTGCTGGCCGGCGCGCTGCGGGGCGTTCAGGCCAAGGCGATGGAGATACGCGGGCATACCGATGCCAAGGGCGGCGACGACTACAACCAGGCGTTGTCCGAGCGGCGCGCGAACGCCGTGGTGGCCGCCCTGCGCGAACGCGGCACTGCGCGCGAGGCCGGCGCGAAGGGCTATGGCGAGGCGCAGCCGGTGGCGCCCAACGAGCTGGAAGGACGCGACAACCCCGCCGGGCGCCAGCTGAACCGCCGGGTCGAAATCTTCGTGCGCACCTGA
- a CDS encoding DUF6180 family protein produces the protein MTNTMRCAIAAALLAASAGGARAGDFGLDYEVERVPAARLSVAQCAATIKRAAEAAGYATRAQDVQGKLAVHVSGPGGGGRSLVTYCIQAGALTVWVVQALDYAGPGNPASARIKAEVAAALRKAAGSDAAR, from the coding sequence ATGACGAACACGATGCGATGCGCCATCGCCGCGGCCCTGCTGGCGGCATCCGCCGGGGGCGCGCGGGCCGGGGATTTCGGATTGGACTACGAGGTCGAGCGCGTGCCCGCCGCGCGGCTGTCGGTGGCGCAATGCGCAGCCACCATCAAGCGCGCGGCGGAGGCGGCCGGCTACGCGACGCGCGCGCAGGACGTGCAGGGCAAGCTGGCCGTGCACGTTTCCGGGCCCGGCGGCGGCGGTCGGTCGCTGGTGACCTACTGCATCCAGGCCGGTGCGTTGACGGTCTGGGTGGTGCAGGCGCTGGACTATGCCGGGCCTGGCAACCCGGCCTCGGCGCGGATCAAGGCCGAGGTCGCGGCGGCCTTGCGCAAGGCCGCCGGGTCGGACGCGGCCAGGTAG
- the metK gene encoding methionine adenosyltransferase: MSSYLFTSESVSEGHPDKIADQISDAVLDAILAQDKHARVACETLVKTGAAIVAGEVTTSAWVDIEALARKVINEIGYDNSDVGFDGHTCAIINMLGKQSPDINQGVDRKKPEDQGAGDQGLMFGYACNEAPEFMPAPLYYSHRLVEQQAKVRKSGKLKWLRPDAKSQVTLRYDGHDIVGLEAVVLSTQHDPGVKQKDLIEAVRESILKPVLPKKWLDALPKNRVHINPTGKFVIGGPVGDCGLTGRKIIVDSYGGMARHGGGAFSGKDPSKVDRSAAYAARYVAKNIVAAGLADKCEVQVSYAIGVAEPTSISVTTFGTGKVSDDTIEKLIRAHFDLRPYGITRMLDLEHPIYQPTASYGHFGRKPKEIGYTDGEGRKHKATAFSWEKTDKAEALRKAAKLK, from the coding sequence ATGTCCAGCTATCTGTTCACCTCCGAATCGGTCTCCGAGGGCCATCCGGACAAGATCGCCGACCAGATCTCCGATGCGGTGCTGGACGCGATCCTGGCCCAGGACAAGCACGCCCGCGTGGCCTGCGAGACGCTGGTGAAGACCGGCGCCGCCATCGTCGCCGGCGAAGTCACCACCAGCGCGTGGGTGGACATCGAGGCGCTGGCGCGCAAGGTCATCAACGAGATCGGCTACGACAATTCCGACGTCGGCTTCGACGGCCACACCTGCGCCATCATCAACATGCTCGGCAAGCAGTCGCCGGACATCAACCAGGGCGTGGACCGCAAGAAGCCGGAAGACCAGGGCGCGGGCGACCAGGGCCTGATGTTCGGCTACGCCTGCAACGAGGCGCCGGAGTTCATGCCCGCGCCGCTGTACTACAGCCACCGGCTGGTGGAGCAGCAGGCCAAGGTGCGCAAGAGCGGCAAGCTGAAGTGGCTGCGCCCGGATGCGAAGTCGCAGGTGACCCTGCGCTACGACGGCCACGACATCGTCGGGCTGGAAGCCGTGGTGCTTTCGACCCAGCACGATCCGGGCGTGAAGCAGAAGGACCTGATCGAGGCCGTGCGCGAGAGCATCCTCAAACCGGTGCTGCCGAAGAAGTGGCTGGACGCGCTGCCGAAGAACAGGGTGCACATCAACCCGACCGGCAAGTTCGTGATCGGCGGCCCGGTGGGCGACTGCGGCCTGACCGGCCGCAAGATCATCGTCGACAGCTACGGCGGCATGGCCCGCCACGGCGGCGGCGCGTTCTCCGGCAAGGATCCGTCGAAGGTCGACCGCTCGGCCGCCTACGCCGCGCGCTACGTGGCGAAGAACATCGTCGCCGCCGGCCTGGCCGACAAGTGCGAGGTGCAGGTGAGCTACGCCATCGGCGTGGCCGAGCCGACCTCGATCTCGGTGACGACGTTCGGCACCGGCAAGGTCAGCGACGACACCATCGAGAAGCTGATCCGCGCCCACTTCGACCTGCGCCCCTACGGCATCACCCGCATGCTGGACCTGGAGCATCCGATCTACCAGCCGACCGCCAGCTATGGCCATTTCGGCCGCAAGCCGAAGGAAATCGGCTACACCGACGGCGAAGGCAGAAAGCACAAGGCCACCGCCTTCTCGTGGGAGAAGACCGACAAGGCCGAGGCGCTGCGCAAGGCGGCGAAGCTGAAGTAA
- a CDS encoding GNAT family N-acyltransferase, whose product MIQLEQRLQQRFPHWFRGRRAAIARPVLRGIARWSRLDEIDAFLAANRHVRGFAFVAAAMRHLGTGYTASQTDRARIPVHGSLLIVANHPSGALDALALLDLVGQVRRDVRIVANDFLSALEGLGDLLLPVRILGGRLSADSVRAVDAALARGECVIVFPAGEVSRLGPGGIRDGRWRRGFLRFARACGAPVLPVRIQARNSALFYGASALFKPAGTALLAREMFARRARRIVLRVGTPRAIPSGACDADLLRHIRRELYALGTHRQRDEQPDNFGSEPLAEAVDPALVRAGVSGLRLLGQTGDGKQIRVGTLAVGAPLLHEIGRLRELTFRAVGEGTGRRLDLDAWDSWYEHIVLWDDAAGKIAGAYRIARGAPVLAAHGLRGLYTASLFDYGEDALARIAQGMELGRSFVAPEYWGSRSIDYLWQGIGAYLRAHPKVRYLFGAVSISAALPLAARAQIVAHYARWHGGPQGEAVSRRPFHYEAADAGDAALDADTAFRVLKANLDALGAQVPMLYKQYVELCEPGGARFLAFGVDPDFSDSVDGLIEVDIQRMRAKKRQRYLGDPDAAEAA is encoded by the coding sequence ATGATCCAGCTCGAACAACGTCTGCAGCAGCGCTTTCCGCATTGGTTCCGCGGCCGCCGCGCCGCCATCGCCCGGCCGGTGCTGCGCGGGATCGCGCGCTGGTCGCGGCTGGACGAGATCGATGCTTTCCTGGCCGCCAACCGGCACGTACGCGGCTTCGCCTTCGTGGCGGCGGCAATGCGCCACCTCGGCACGGGCTACACCGCCAGCCAGACCGACCGCGCGCGCATTCCCGTGCACGGCAGTCTGCTGATCGTCGCCAATCATCCATCCGGCGCGCTGGATGCGCTGGCCCTGCTCGATCTGGTCGGGCAGGTGCGGCGCGACGTGCGCATCGTCGCCAACGATTTCCTGTCTGCGCTGGAAGGCTTGGGCGATCTGTTGCTGCCGGTGCGCATTCTCGGAGGTCGGCTATCGGCGGACAGCGTGCGCGCGGTCGATGCGGCGCTGGCGCGCGGCGAATGCGTGATCGTGTTCCCGGCCGGCGAGGTGTCGCGCCTCGGGCCGGGCGGCATCCGCGACGGCCGCTGGCGGCGCGGCTTCCTGCGCTTCGCCCGCGCCTGCGGCGCGCCGGTGCTGCCGGTGCGCATCCAGGCGCGCAATTCGGCGCTGTTCTATGGCGCGTCGGCGCTGTTCAAGCCGGCGGGCACGGCGCTGCTGGCACGCGAGATGTTCGCCCGCCGCGCGCGCCGCATCGTGCTGCGGGTGGGAACGCCGCGTGCGATTCCATCAGGTGCTTGCGATGCCGACCTGCTGCGCCATATCCGCCGCGAGCTGTACGCGCTAGGCACGCACCGGCAGCGCGACGAACAGCCGGACAACTTCGGCTCCGAGCCGTTGGCCGAAGCGGTCGATCCCGCATTGGTACGCGCTGGCGTATCCGGCCTGCGCCTGCTGGGCCAAACCGGCGACGGCAAGCAAATCCGCGTCGGCACGCTGGCAGTAGGCGCGCCGCTGCTGCATGAAATCGGCCGCCTGCGCGAGCTGACCTTCCGCGCGGTGGGCGAGGGCACCGGCCGCCGCCTCGACCTGGATGCGTGGGACAGCTGGTACGAGCACATCGTGCTGTGGGACGACGCGGCGGGAAAAATCGCCGGCGCCTACCGCATCGCCCGTGGCGCGCCGGTGCTGGCCGCGCACGGCCTGCGCGGCCTCTACACCGCCAGCCTGTTCGACTACGGCGAGGACGCGTTGGCGCGCATCGCGCAGGGCATGGAACTGGGCCGCAGCTTCGTCGCGCCGGAGTATTGGGGCAGCCGCAGCATCGACTATCTGTGGCAGGGCATCGGCGCGTACCTGCGCGCGCATCCGAAGGTGCGCTACCTGTTCGGCGCGGTGTCGATCAGCGCGGCATTGCCGCTGGCGGCGCGCGCGCAGATCGTCGCCCACTATGCGCGCTGGCACGGCGGGCCGCAGGGCGAAGCGGTCTCGCGCCGGCCGTTCCACTACGAAGCGGCGGACGCCGGCGACGCCGCGCTGGACGCCGACACCGCCTTCCGCGTGCTCAAGGCCAACCTCGACGCGCTCGGCGCGCAGGTGCCGATGCTCTACAAGCAATACGTGGAATTGTGCGAACCGGGCGGCGCGCGCTTCCTCGCCTTCGGCGTCGATCCCGATTTCAGCGATTCGGTGGACGGGTTGATCGAAGTGGACATCCAGCGGATGCGGGCGAAGAAGCGCCAGCGCTACCTGGGCGACCCCGACGCAGCGGAGGCGGCGTGA
- a CDS encoding UDP-2,3-diacylglucosamine diphosphatase: MTPASPPLRRAVFLSDVHLGARHCHAAELADFLSALRCKRLYLVGDIVDLWWMAQRRARWGAAHNRVVEALHALRRAGTEIVYIPGNHDRPIRRFCGLSLPAMRVRRRAIHVTADGRRLLVTHGDDYDAATHFGNLQEKFGDWLYYRILTGNQWLNALRGRVGLRYWSLSEFLKSKSGAAERYIERFVQAGLDDARRRGLDGIVCGHIHRAALVQRDGLVYANDGDWVESLSALVEEMDGTLRLLSHAGKELAEVSPRLRVSHDVPLPKAA, translated from the coding sequence GTGACGCCGGCGTCGCCGCCGCTGCGACGCGCGGTGTTCCTCTCCGACGTGCATCTGGGCGCGCGCCACTGCCACGCAGCGGAGCTTGCGGACTTCCTGTCCGCCCTGCGCTGCAAGCGCCTGTATCTGGTCGGCGACATCGTCGACCTGTGGTGGATGGCGCAGCGCCGCGCGCGCTGGGGCGCTGCGCACAACCGCGTAGTCGAGGCGCTGCACGCGCTGCGCCGCGCCGGCACCGAGATCGTCTACATCCCCGGCAATCACGACCGTCCGATCCGCCGGTTCTGCGGCCTTTCCCTGCCGGCGATGCGGGTGCGCCGACGCGCGATCCACGTCACTGCCGATGGCCGCCGCCTGCTGGTGACGCACGGCGACGATTACGATGCGGCGACGCACTTCGGCAATCTGCAGGAAAAATTCGGCGACTGGCTGTACTACCGCATCCTCACCGGCAACCAGTGGCTGAACGCCCTGCGCGGCCGGGTCGGCCTGCGCTACTGGTCGTTGTCGGAGTTCCTGAAATCGAAAAGCGGCGCGGCGGAGCGCTACATCGAACGCTTCGTGCAGGCGGGCCTGGACGATGCGCGCCGGCGCGGGTTGGACGGCATCGTCTGCGGCCACATCCACCGCGCCGCGCTGGTGCAGCGAGACGGGCTGGTTTACGCCAACGACGGCGACTGGGTGGAGAGCCTGAGTGCGCTGGTCGAGGAGATGGATGGCACGCTGCGGTTGCTGTCGCATGCAGGCAAGGAATTGGCCGAGGTGTCGCCGCGCCTGCGCGTTTCTCATGATGTGCCGCTGCCGAAGGCGGCCTAG